Proteins encoded in a region of the Pseudomonas shahriarae genome:
- a CDS encoding TonB-dependent receptor, whose translation MADTVSQTVQLPASTVTARMEQEDPKEVPISLSVISGEQLRTQRLDTLESALRNTSGVSVNSSGGPNDFNVLIRGVGSLYQMSMDDSSVAFNIDGVPVSSRSLGFETLDVDRIEVLKGPQGTLSGAIGQAGAVNITTRQPTRELEGYVRGEVGQQGQFLTEGAVGGPLTDNLSGRLAVRRAGYDSWIDNDQTHQPQTKPRNEAYRGSLLWDINDDTRALFSAERQKTKRATNSLVLRPYGSDPSLDLTPGLFDDNYKTTERYTIKVEHDLANSRLTSTSATSTADFEGLIAYDSKLMGALYGTPSEFWVVDKSFERSWSQDVHLSSLPGVEVFWVTGLAAARNERTYDTPRNTYGTSGAKFRDFTTTTYAGYGEVTFPLTEQLKLTTGYRHSWDRKTYDGEYFSGNASVNDSRKLTDNYGTGRAALSYALTPQTNVYVQLARGYKSGGFNDYASQVSDSEPYKAAVSKAAELGFKSQTDDHRGSLNGALFFTRVHDDHLLGYDAATFATNAFNADTRSRGAELEGSWRFDYGLTVAASATYLDAKITSAVNGIQAGDVAAGNRTPDIPRWSGNFNVAWEHPLGNFAGLGDTTLNTSLNYHLVGERAADPQNHFNLDNYEKLDLRAGLQSKFGEVYAYADNLLNQTYDTYGFYSDPVAYGAPARRRTLGVGYTYQF comes from the coding sequence TTGGCCGACACGGTCAGCCAAACCGTGCAGTTGCCGGCTTCGACCGTCACCGCGCGCATGGAGCAAGAGGATCCCAAGGAAGTACCGATCAGCCTCAGCGTAATCAGCGGCGAACAGTTGCGCACCCAGCGCCTCGATACCTTGGAGAGCGCTCTGCGCAACACGTCCGGGGTCAGCGTCAACTCCTCCGGCGGGCCCAATGATTTCAATGTGCTGATCCGTGGCGTGGGCTCGCTGTACCAGATGTCAATGGATGACAGCTCAGTGGCGTTCAATATCGATGGTGTGCCAGTTTCATCACGCAGCCTGGGTTTTGAAACCCTGGATGTGGACCGCATCGAAGTCCTCAAGGGGCCCCAGGGCACCTTGTCCGGAGCGATTGGCCAAGCCGGCGCGGTGAATATCACCACACGCCAACCGACTCGCGAATTGGAAGGTTATGTGCGTGGCGAAGTCGGCCAGCAAGGCCAGTTCCTCACCGAAGGCGCGGTGGGCGGGCCGCTTACCGACAACCTCAGCGGCCGCCTGGCGGTGCGCCGGGCTGGGTACGACAGTTGGATCGACAACGACCAGACCCATCAACCCCAGACCAAACCCCGCAACGAAGCGTACCGGGGCAGCCTGCTGTGGGATATCAACGACGACACCCGCGCGCTGTTCAGCGCCGAGCGCCAGAAGACCAAGCGCGCCACCAATTCCCTGGTGCTGCGCCCATACGGCAGCGACCCGAGCCTGGACCTCACTCCCGGCCTGTTCGACGACAACTACAAGACCACCGAACGTTATACGATCAAGGTCGAACATGACCTCGCCAACAGCCGCCTGACCTCAACCAGCGCCACCTCCACCGCCGACTTCGAAGGGCTGATCGCCTATGACAGCAAGCTGATGGGCGCGCTCTATGGCACCCCCAGCGAGTTTTGGGTGGTGGACAAATCCTTTGAGCGCTCCTGGAGCCAGGACGTGCACCTGAGCTCCCTGCCGGGCGTCGAGGTGTTCTGGGTCACAGGGCTGGCCGCCGCGCGCAACGAGCGCACCTACGACACCCCGCGCAATACCTACGGCACCTCGGGCGCCAAGTTTCGCGACTTCACCACGACCACCTATGCCGGCTACGGCGAAGTCACTTTCCCCTTGACCGAGCAGTTGAAACTGACCACCGGCTATCGTCACTCCTGGGACCGCAAGACCTATGACGGCGAGTATTTCTCTGGAAATGCTTCAGTCAATGACTCACGCAAACTCACGGACAACTACGGCACCGGTCGCGCCGCCCTGAGCTATGCGCTTACCCCGCAAACCAACGTGTATGTGCAATTAGCGCGAGGCTATAAATCCGGCGGTTTCAATGATTACGCGTCACAGGTCAGCGACAGCGAACCCTACAAGGCGGCTGTCAGCAAGGCAGCCGAACTGGGCTTCAAAAGTCAAACCGATGACCATCGGGGCAGCCTCAACGGCGCGTTGTTCTTCACTCGCGTACACGACGACCATCTGCTGGGGTACGACGCCGCAACCTTCGCCACCAATGCCTTCAATGCCGACACCCGTAGCCGTGGCGCCGAACTGGAAGGCAGCTGGCGCTTCGACTACGGCTTGACCGTGGCCGCCAGTGCCACCTACCTCGACGCGAAAATCACCAGTGCTGTGAATGGCATTCAGGCCGGTGACGTCGCCGCCGGCAACCGGACCCCGGATATACCCCGCTGGAGTGGCAACTTCAACGTCGCCTGGGAGCACCCATTGGGCAATTTCGCTGGCCTGGGTGACACCACCCTCAACACCAGCCTCAACTACCACCTGGTGGGCGAACGGGCGGCCGATCCGCAGAACCATTTCAACCTGGATAACTACGAGAAACTCGACCTGCGCGCCGGTCTGCAAAGCAAGTTCGGCGAGGTATATGCCTATGCCGACAATCTGCTGAACCAGACCTACGACACCTATGGTTTCTACAGCGACCCAGTGGCCTACGGCGCACCCGCGCGCCGTCGTACCCTGGGCGTCGGCTACACCTATCAGTTCTGA
- a CDS encoding TonB-dependent receptor, with amino-acid sequence MLDQWLLKPLHHPQGWRANVLTQALALALSSQACSAFAADYQPPAQALELAPVTVSARLNQESARDIPFGLSVLDKHTLQTRRLRTLEDALRGTPGVDVNSWGGANDANVRIRGVGSLNQMSMDDGSVVLNVDGVPMSVRNAAMATLDAQQVEVLKGPQGTLLGRNSEAGAINVTTRKPTREVEGYVRGEVGQQGQFMSEGAVGGPLTETLAGRIAVRRSGFDNWVDNQQDGDPMTTPRDLALRGSLLWDNDAGITGLLVAERQRAEHYAGLEMLRPFGDSPRLDYTPGVFDGNQKANERYSFELNHDLAQARITSITAHTSTDFNAVKGYDRNITRALYGSPFEYLIEDSAHERVWSQDLRLGSLPEAEVFWVGGVNLSRSERNFDSSNFTNGALQQREFSTNSYAAYGEITFPIAEDWKLTTGLRHTWDRKTYGGEYTSAGNRASDSRQLQDNYSTGRVALAYALTPQTNLYAVLSRGYKSAGFNDYATSVADSEPYKAAKVSAAEVGFKHESEGGALSLEGALFFTRVRDDHLLGYDFKTVAVSAVNADTRSKGAELSSTWHVTDQLTLGSALSYTNALVTSDALGVSGGDVVAGSRVPDVPLWSGNFSVAWHKDLPNLLGLPAPRLNTLLNYRLQKNRPADPQNHYDLKGYAKLDLHLGLESGGSEVYLWGDNLLDARYDLYGSYSTDQVLTGMPARGRSAGVGYSYSF; translated from the coding sequence ATGCTTGATCAGTGGCTACTCAAACCGTTACACCACCCGCAGGGTTGGCGCGCCAACGTCCTCACCCAAGCCCTGGCGCTGGCCTTGTCCAGCCAGGCGTGCAGCGCGTTTGCGGCCGACTACCAGCCTCCCGCGCAGGCCCTGGAGCTGGCGCCGGTGACCGTCAGTGCGCGGTTGAACCAGGAAAGTGCCAGGGACATTCCCTTCGGCCTTTCGGTGCTTGACAAGCACACCCTGCAAACCCGGCGCCTGCGCACCCTGGAGGACGCGTTGCGCGGCACTCCGGGTGTGGATGTCAATTCCTGGGGTGGGGCGAATGACGCCAATGTGCGGATTCGTGGCGTGGGTTCGCTGAACCAGATGAGCATGGATGACGGCTCAGTGGTGCTGAACGTCGATGGCGTCCCGATGTCGGTGCGCAACGCAGCCATGGCCACCCTCGATGCGCAACAGGTCGAAGTGCTCAAGGGGCCCCAGGGCACCTTGCTGGGGCGCAACAGCGAGGCCGGGGCGATCAACGTCACCACCCGCAAACCCACCCGTGAGGTAGAAGGCTATGTGCGGGGTGAAGTCGGCCAGCAAGGCCAGTTCATGAGCGAAGGCGCGGTGGGCGGTCCCTTGACCGAGACCCTGGCCGGGCGCATTGCGGTGCGTCGCAGTGGCTTCGATAACTGGGTCGACAACCAGCAGGATGGCGACCCGATGACCACGCCTCGCGACCTGGCCTTGCGTGGCAGCCTGCTGTGGGACAACGACGCGGGCATCACTGGGCTGCTGGTTGCCGAACGCCAACGCGCCGAGCACTACGCCGGCCTGGAAATGCTGCGGCCCTTTGGCGACAGCCCACGCCTGGACTACACCCCCGGCGTATTTGACGGCAACCAGAAGGCCAATGAGCGCTATTCCTTTGAGCTCAACCACGATCTGGCGCAAGCGCGGATCACCTCGATCACTGCCCACACCAGCACCGACTTCAATGCCGTCAAGGGTTATGACCGCAACATCACTCGTGCACTGTACGGCTCACCCTTTGAGTACCTCATTGAGGACTCGGCCCACGAACGGGTCTGGAGCCAGGACCTGCGCCTGGGCTCTCTGCCAGAGGCCGAAGTGTTCTGGGTGGGTGGGGTCAATCTTTCCCGTTCCGAGCGCAATTTCGACTCGAGCAACTTCACCAACGGCGCGCTTCAGCAACGTGAGTTCAGTACCAACAGCTACGCGGCGTATGGCGAGATCACCTTCCCGATTGCCGAGGACTGGAAACTCACCACCGGCCTGCGCCACACCTGGGATCGCAAGACCTACGGCGGCGAATATACGAGTGCAGGCAATCGGGCCAGCGACAGCCGCCAACTGCAAGACAACTACAGCACCGGGCGCGTGGCGCTGGCCTATGCGTTGACGCCGCAGACCAATCTCTATGCGGTGCTTTCCCGTGGCTACAAGTCTGCAGGCTTCAATGATTACGCGACCTCGGTCGCGGACAGTGAGCCGTACAAGGCGGCTAAGGTCAGTGCGGCCGAAGTAGGGTTCAAGCATGAAAGCGAGGGCGGTGCGCTGAGCCTGGAGGGCGCGTTGTTCTTCACCCGGGTACGCGATGACCATTTGCTGGGGTATGACTTCAAGACCGTGGCCGTCAGTGCGGTGAATGCCGACACTCGCAGCAAGGGCGCCGAGCTGTCGAGCACCTGGCACGTTACTGATCAACTGACCCTGGGCAGTGCCCTGAGCTACACCAATGCGCTGGTGACCTCCGATGCGCTGGGTGTTTCTGGCGGCGACGTGGTGGCAGGCAGCCGGGTGCCGGACGTGCCGTTGTGGAGTGGTAATTTCAGCGTGGCCTGGCACAAGGATCTGCCCAACCTCCTGGGCCTGCCGGCACCGCGGCTCAATACATTGCTCAATTACCGCCTGCAGAAAAACCGTCCGGCAGACCCGCAGAACCACTATGACCTCAAGGGCTACGCCAAGCTGGACCTACACCTGGGCCTGGAAAGCGGCGGCTCGGAAGTCTACCTGTGGGGCGACAACCTGCTGGATGCACGCTATGACTTGTACGGTTCGTACTCCACCGACCAAGTACTGACCGGGATGCCGGCCAGGGGACGGTCGGCGGGCGTGGGTTACAGCTATTCGTTCTGA